The nucleotide window aagtaatgcaatgcaaaactccaaacacgctttctgtatcttagacaacttcttaggctcggggccttctcccTGACCTGGCTCTTCCTCGGCTACCTCTATCGACTCGTCTATGtcgtccatcatctcctcgtccagctcttctctctcctcgtccatatcctcggcttcatcttcttcgtctccctCTATGCTCCGCTTTGCCTGTTCGATTAACACCTCCCATGCCTCTCGCTGCCGCCGCGTGAACCGATACTTGGGGCTCTTCCACGCGTGCTCTTTCTGTGTGCGTGCAAAAAACATTAACATCTGCTGCCATGGTCGTGTGTGCTTGACAATGGCGTCCTTGTCCATATACGGCTGCAACGGCTGGAACCGGGTTTGGTGCATCTCTGTGCGAATTGCCTCCAACCGTATAAACACGCCAATCCGGTCAATAATCGATGCCTGGCTGAACCGCGCCAATCCATCCATAGCTGCCCAAATCGCTGCTTCCACCGGctcggcctgctgctcctgccTGGCATCGGGCTCTGCCACGGGCTCCTCGATGCACGCTAACAAATCCGGCCTCTCCATGCCCACTAGGTACGGCAACCACTGCGTCCGCTCCAGCCATGGGTTCACCTCGTCGCGCTCGCCCTCTTGGATCGTCGTCTGCGCACGCCTCTCGATATCCTGCCATGCCTTGGCCATCTGCTCGCCCACTTGCGCCCATGCTGCTGCCCCGTCTACAGGCACGACGTCGGGGCCATCCTCGTCGGGCGGCTGCACCTGGAAATACTGCGATCCGTGCCGGCTCCCGAATAATCGCTGGCAATGGACTAGCCGGTACCCCTTCTCCATCTGCGCTTGCACGCTCTTCTGCTTAGTTTGACTTGGCCGTCCTCCCCTGCTGCTTGCTGACCATCCGTGATCTATACGCCAATGTTTTTTCAAGCTTTTGCTGGTACGGAATACCCGCTGACACTGGCCTGAACCTAGCTGGcaccacagtccgcaacaatcaattaagtgggtcctagaaggttcagattggattgattgattaccgctttaagcctagtagttacctataggagtttaagccctacctagataggtaagtgggtctaggagagtgaccggattgaattgattgttgcggagtctaatgttaggtcaccacgtattggattgaactacactaagagctgttgttctgtcttcttattatcatgatgatctggggatttacatgacagatcatcattccgcgtcggtccttctgctcgggcttacttccacgagcctcatcccccgccgacctggactgaaccttacatcttctcaacactccccctcagggcaggtccggtctaaggacaactcctaattggttcttgaatttctcgaatgcgactcgctgcaacggctttgtcattccatcagccaccataTCTACAGTTGGCaccagagatgtcaacaagcaagtcaagctggcttgattcttatcgattgcagatcacagaccattctctgggacgtgccactgtgcacgagcctctatattgtctgtgatctgcaatcgataagaatcaagccagcttgacttgcttgttgacatctctggtTGGCACGTAGGCCACGTCGAGTTTaccttgttctgctaggtctctgataaaatgataacagacgtcgatgtgctttgatctttcgtgaaggtgagggttctttgtaagtgcaatggcaccctggttatctcctagcatctggaccttgttggtgtcttttccaatgtactttgggaacccaagatctctgaacatttgagcaatccactggccttgcttacagcatgttgatagtgcgatgtattcagattcgcagcttgacgttgcaacagaccgttgcttcttgctagaccatgatattggacctccgtagaacattgcagtgctccctgaaacgctctttcggtctaccatgtcgcttgcccagtcagcatcagagtagatgacaaattgcgagtgtactccccctggtccgtagcgtagcttcaTTGTTACTGTCGAccttagatatcgtagcaggttcttcaacgcatggccatgatgttctgctggatcgctcatgtattggcttagctttccgagggtgaatgcaatgtctgggcgtgtaagaaccatagcaaacataaggctccctatcacttgctggtattcagtgatgtcgattcgggtgtcgttgttagtggctggcctaaatgACGTGTAATCTGCGgatggaatcttcttgtctctgtgttgtttgctagacattccaaacttgtcaagtactgcgtgtatgtactgttcttgatcgaggtagattgtgcggcgctttctgtctcgcgtaactcgtactccaaggatcttatgaatctcccctaggttcttggtgttgaatcttccagaaagcttcttgtagaaccaatcaatttgagctcgatcttttgcggcaacagcaatgtcgtcaacgtagacgaggatacggagttgtttttcttcgtggataaacatgcacgggtCGGCAAGGCTTTGcacgaatccccatgccagaagttctttctttattAACAAGTTCCAGTCACGAGCAGCTTGTTTGAGTCCATATAGGCTGCGGAGAACTTtaaggacgtatcctttCTTAACTTCTACTCCCtggggttgcttaagaaagatctcttccttcaaaTGCGACTCTGTGAAAGCATTCTTGATGTCAAAGTGAAAACATTCTaggttttccgctgcgacagtggccataaacagacgtaaggtgtccatgcgAACTGTCGGGGCGAAAGTCTCGTTATAGTCTGTTCCGTGTActtgcgtaaaacctcttgccacaaggcgtgccttaaacctctcaacagtcccgtcgagatttgttttgactgtaaaaacccactttgaatcaaccatgttcgcgtcttttggctttggaacttcctcccaggttcgattctccattaacgcgattatctcttcaagtattgctgctttccattgctttccatactttgggtcgttgatagcttgctcgtgtgtctgggggatctggattcctgcgatctcggttgctgcaaaagccttctcagatagtcgtgtttgctcttctaTAAGGCCAGcttgggctagcatagctttaacgatcttgctaaatctctcgtcctcaacaacctcttcgttagacctctttcgtttggcttgtctggtgaagtatcgtggagcctcctcttctcgtacagactgggtaTACGGTTCTTCGGGTCCCTCTTCGTCcacaagattaggaacccgctcatcagatggtgcagtaggGGGAATAGTCGTTAGCTTCCctggtcttcctctgtgacgcttAACTGGTTCGGgagttagctctgccgaCGACAGTTCTATTGGGTTCTCGGGAACTGGCTCCACTAtttctgcaggagatggttccattggttcgacaggagatggttccattagttcgacaggagatggttccattagttcgacaggagatggttctattggttctgcaggagataGTTCCATTGATTTGGCAGGAGgtggttccattggttctgcaggagatgattccagatccttcctaggtcttcctcttggttttcggtctggcatcgtattctgcgtcccttgtggtccagctggtatgtttcgcagtcgtagttcaacttttcctccaggggtgtattcgtccactgataatcggcttgtccttgaggtgtatccaagctctggcgaatagaacttgaactgcttgtttgttgtctcagaatatcccatgAATACTCCAACtctgccacggtccacgagcttgtcatgtcgttggtctgctggaatcgttttGGGGTTGATGTAAgaatagcatttgctcccccatacacggatgtggtcaatggatggtttcgttcctgtgaatgcctcttcaggactgacttgctttccattgatcGTGGGTCCTGTGTTTGTGCGGTTTCGCaggtatgcgtctgcttcgacagcttcatcccaaaactcaattggtaaaccagcgtctttcagcattgctctcatatcagcttcagcggtttggatgtttcgctcagctggtccattctggtgtgaggaagcaattgttgtaggctgaatttccacgccctcagagatgtcaacaagcaagtcaagctggcttgattcttatcgattgcagatcacagacaatatagaggctcgtgcacagtggcacgtcccagagaatggtctgtgatctgcaatcgataagaatcaagccagcttgacttgcttgttgacatctctgcaCGCCCtgtgtaactctccattcctcggcttgctgtagaagttctggtgcGTTGTCAGTTCCAGCAGCTTTAACCTTTtcgccagtttgatgttctacaaaggtcttccagattTGGAGTTCCCTttgtgcgtctccctttttcttcagcgggataacccagtttttTCGCGTGTAACTGTCAATAATAAggaggaaccacctgtttcctcgcagagatgttggaaagggtcctgcaatgtcaaactgtactaaggctagcttcgtggccttATGCTCTCTCagctgcttagggatgctgttcttcattTTCGTCAGAgaacacacttcgcagatttctatcttctctggaacttgaatcttcttctggagagttgtaacttcgtggagtttAGCAATCTTTGCaggtcctaggtgtgcgaagcgtctgtgatacagcaagtatctctccttttcattaaccttaagctcgctcttaactggtgCATGGAGTTCCGTGCCTAGAAATGCTGTTTCTtggtatccatcggcaatgtgtgacactacgtagaggccgtcgtccatagttgcttcAATAATAACCTTctttcctagtttgaagTATAGTGcgtgtgaattgaaacgacccttcaggcttgctgcgcaaattcttcttcctgataacaaattgactccaaggttaggtacaagcagtacttctgacagccatgtcgacgatccatccttacacaccacttgagcttctcctttccagtccgcatataattctcccctccaacccgaacGACTCTTCGTTTGATCTTAATCATTCGTCTAAATaatgagggttggtcagacatgtgAGAGGAtgcgccagtgtcggcagcccaggtagatggagaggccttaccgacgatgtcttttgagagacggcatgtctcaatttcctcgggttcggagtctgaggtctcagataattcatctgactctgaattgacttcttcggctccatatgctttgccagtcCTTTTGTGGGAATTCCTTTGCTTAGGTGTCTTAACGAGCAgcttagatgatttcttagcgtcgtattccttaaggagctttcgagctctctcacgtcttgggcagtctcgtacgccatggACTCCatcacaaaggaagcattggaccGTGAATTTGGCaccagattcggagtcagacgatagtggCGAGTTCTTATGATTTCGACGCCTGTAAGGcggaacatacttctccgtctttCGGAATGCTGGAAGAGCTTTTTCGTtggcgtcttgctggtctcgaacctccttctcttccagaaacttaagtttctgttcaaccgtgaggttaagttgggcgtttaaggtgtcaatcgtagtcttGAATTCTTTCGGAAGTGATCTGataagaacgagtagtagtgcagagtccttgtaagctccgttggtgtcGGCGTCTGCTGCTACAAGTTTACGTCGGTAGTCCTTTAGCTTCtcccatgatccaacaatCGTGTTCCCGGGATTAaatgtgaacgtttgaattctAGTCATGTATATGTTGGCAGTTGTggcgtcagtttgggtgtacttcttttgtaggtaggcccagaaTTGGAAGGCAGTATCGTATTCGTCAATGAGGGCTTGGTCATCCTCGCtaagcgaccgaaacaagagatcgattgcagtggcttcatcttctaggtacttgtctcttttttcaatgttgacgcggatcttGGTATGCTTGTCTGTttcagcaatttccaactcttccatagcctccgttAGTCTACTAGCTGTTGCTATTTGACAGTGCTGTACCAGAtttttctcgcagacatagaagactttcttcccttaagcttgaccttgtttcggcgaaaccaagtatcgtggttttcGGCTGTGAGCTGGGGgatcttccattcttccttctctgcagccatcttgtgcgggtgatgcggttgattcgggcgatgcgggcgatgcgggcgatgcgggcgatgcgggcgatgcgggcgatgcgggcgatgttCTGCGGGTggtgcagtcgttatcggttctcGAGCGTGGAGACGGTGTGTGTAAGTATGGTTGCGTGTCaaccgcgttgtacacgactttttctcttttccgATTCCTGcttgaatctaagtccttcgtgacttggtTAGGTGTTTAAAACcaataacgttgggttaggcaaccgggctcataacctattggaacaaggtctcctctggtggtatgactaccatagggaaccgagtagaggtatgttaggtcaccacgtattggattgaactacactaagagctgttgttctgtcttcttattatcatgatgatctggggatttacatgacagatcatcattccgcgtcggtccttctgctcgggcttacttccacgagcctcatccccgccgacctggactgaaccttacatcttctcaacacatattgtgctaaattttctggctagattagtctaagatctagtcacgtggacctatttatagccggaccggtccgatcatctagaccggtccgaccacggtctcaaaaaatcgccagaccagaccaagtcttggcggtctagaccagaccaagaccaagtcaga belongs to Pyrenophora tritici-repentis strain M4 chromosome 10, whole genome shotgun sequence and includes:
- a CDS encoding UBN2 multi-domain protein, whose protein sequence is MAAEKEEWKIPQLTAENHDTWFRRNKVKLKGRKSSILTEAMEELEIAETDKHTKIRVNIEKRDKYLEDEATAIDLLFRSLSEDDQALIDEYDTAFQFWAYLQKKYTQTDATTANIYMTRIQTFTFNPGNTIVGSWEKLKDYRRKLVAADADTNGAYKDSALLLVLIRSLPKEFKTTIDTLNAQLNLTVEQKLKFLEEKEVRDQQDANEKALPAFRKTEKYVPPYRRRNHKNSPLSSDSESGAKFTVQCFLCDGVHGVRDCPRRERARKLLKEYDAKKSSKLLVKTPKQRNSHKRTGKAYGAEEVNSESDELSETSDSEPEEIETCRLSKDIVGKASPSTWAADTGASSHMSDQPSLFRRMIKIKRRVVRVGGENYMRTGKEKLKWCVRMDRRHGCQKYCLYLTLESICYQEEEFAQQA